A stretch of Triticum aestivum cultivar Chinese Spring chromosome 1D, IWGSC CS RefSeq v2.1, whole genome shotgun sequence DNA encodes these proteins:
- the LOC123157599 gene encoding UDP-glycosyltransferase 86A1-like, with amino-acid sequence MSGVGEVAANKRLCTLVLCVVCARSLTQCYVVQSWAGVPMLCFRLLTDQVTNRWLVMRKWRVGMPIRYHGAVFIDEVRARIKGVVSGKEGEELREAVKKVRATLEVTTAHGGPLQRSFDEFNDKLRRALRWMLSSAVNRSGRSAARGHRGSGYGCSL; translated from the exons ATGTCGGGTGTTGGGGAAGTGGCCGCGAATAAGCGTCTTTGTACTCTTGTCTTGTGTGTAGTATGTGCCCGGTCATTGACTCAGTGCTATGTGGTGCAATCG TGGGCGGGAGTGCccatgctctgcttccggctgCTCACCGACCAGGTCACTAACCGATGGCTCGTCATGCGCAAGTGGCGCGTCGGCATGCCCATCAGGTACCATGGCGCGGTGTTCATCGACGAGGTGAGGGCCAGGATCAAGGGCGTCGTGTCTGGGAAAGAGGgggaggagctccgggaggcggtgAAGAAGGTGAGGGCGACGCTCGAGGTCACCACAGCGCACGGCGGGCCATtgcagcggagcttcgatgagttCAATGATAAGCTAAGGCGTGCGTTGCGGTGGATGTTAAGCTCAGCTGTCAACCGATCGGGCAGAAGTGCTGCACGAGGGCATCGGGGAAGTGGCTACGGGTGCAGTTTATAA
- the LOC123164792 gene encoding UDP-glycosyltransferase 86A1-like, giving the protein MAMISPSRREVSPVEVLSHAALDGFLTHCGWNSLLESVWSGVPMLCFPLLTHQFTNRRLVVREWHVGVPIGDRGAVFADEVRARIEGVMSGKEGEELREAVKKVRATLEAATAHGGSSQRSFDKFVD; this is encoded by the exons atggcgatgatttccccctcccggagggaagtgtccccg GTGGAGGTCCTCTCCCACGCCGCGCTGGATGGCTTCCTCacgcactgcgggtggaactcCTTGCTGGAGAGCGTGTGGTCCGGAGTGCCTATGCTCTGCTTCCCGCTGCTCACTCACCAGTTCACTAACCGGCGGCTCGTCGTGCGGGAGTGGCACGTCGGCGTGCCCATCGGGGACCGTGGCGCGGTGTTCGCAGACGAGGTGAGGGCGAGGATCGAGGGCGTCATGTCCGGGAAAGAGGGtgaggagctccgggaggcggtgAAGAAGGTGAGGGCAACGCTCGAGGCCGCCACGGCACACGGCGGGTCATCGCAGCGGAGCTTCGATAAGTTTGTCGATTAG
- the LOC123157610 gene encoding UDP-glycosyltransferase 86A1-like, translating to MTSGEDRRRRGCKASGAAWAGVPMLCFPLLTDQVTNRWLVMRKWRVGMPIRYQGAVFADEVRARIKGVVSGKEGEELREAVKKVRATLEVTTAHGGPLQRSFDEFNDKLTRALRWMLSSAVNRSGRSAARGHRGSGYGCSL from the exons ATGACGTCCGGTGaggaccggcggcggcgcgggtgcaaGGCGTCGGGGGCGGCG TGGGCGGGAGTGCCCATGCTCTGCTTCCCGCTACTCACCGACCAGGTCACTAACCGATGGCTCGTCATGCGCAAGTGGCGCGTCGGCATGCCCATCAGGTACCAAGGCGCGGTGTTCGCCGACGAGGTGAGGGCCAGGATCAAGGGCGTCGTGTCTGGGAAAGAGGgggaggagctccgggaggcggtgAAGAAGGTGAGGGCGACGCTCGAGGTCACCACAGCGCACGGCGGGCCATtgcagcggagcttcgatgagttCAATGATAAGCTAACGCGTGCGTTGCGGTGGATGTTAAGCTCAGCTGTCAACCGATCGGGCAGAAGTGCTGCACGAGGGCATCGGGGAAGTGGCTACGGGTGCAGTTTATAA